Genomic window (Drosophila albomicans strain 15112-1751.03 chromosome X, ASM965048v2, whole genome shotgun sequence):
ACGTCATCGAAAGTCACAACGAACGTTACATTCAATAGCTGTCGATTTTCGATAAATTTGCCAAAATACCGATTGAAATGCAGCGATCGTTGTTAGCTGATGATTCATCTAACATCGAAATCGAATGAGGAAGCGCGCGTGTtaattatgatgatgatgttcaCAATGATGACGATCATTTGGCCATGACGTCATTTTCGTATTTGGTATCAAACAAAAGGGTTGCACttgaatttgaaaacaataaacaacaaacaagctaCAAGTTGAACCCAAAACCAGCTAAACGAGCAGCTGGTTCACCTTCAGCACTAGCGCGAGATCCCCATTCAAATTGGAACAATTATttagcgtgtgtgtgtgtgcgattgtttgtgtgtatgtaaattcGCGTACACTTGGAATATTgcactaaaaacaaaacacaagcaacaacaagaacaacaaaaacaaaaaacacagacTACTCTGAAACAGAACAGAACGTTTTAAAGTTGTATGTACGCCGTATTGAATTACGCACGAACGCGcgtctatttttaatttcacattcaGTCTTGTAACTCTTTTTACCGTTGCGTTTTGTTTACGTCCTGTTGCACGCGTCGCTTGcagaaaattgtaaatacaGAGCGCGCGTAAAATGCCGGCCAAATAAGGGCGATtttaaatacaacacaaaGCTCGTGCTTCGACCGCGTCCGGTGCATTCAAAGAACTAATTTCGACTGAATTGCCGAATGGTACGCAGCGTGACCGCAAGCTCAAgtttaaaacataccaaaaatacattttaatgtaGGGTCACACTGCATGATATAATCGATACTACTGTGTTACGATACTTCCTgttattttgtacatttttcaCTTGTATCGGTTGAAAagcttattttatattttagtattaactACATAATTAATAGTTTGTTTTAGTAGTTAACTTACACACATGTGCAACAGCAGAAAATTAGTTTAATCAACAGTTTGAATAGTGCGCCTAGCATTCGCATTTATCGATGCTGCTAACAACAGCTGTTGTTCAAGAAATTTACAGAGACTCTCACCAGATGGCGCCAATGACACACGCTGTGAAGCTTGCGCAAATAACAAATGGCGCGTAATAACAACACAGCACTTCGTCGAAGATGagcaaatataaatcaattgcttgtgcaggaaaaaaaaaataacacaaataaaaatgaggaACAGTAATCGCGAAACCGGTCACGGTTCGGTGTACCTTTGCCCGAGAGCACGTGCTGTCGTCATTGAGAATTCCCCCTGCCAAAATGGAAAAGATACCGCGACTGTTTGAGAtgtcaattaaaaaaagtcCAAACGCTATACAACAAGATCTTTGAAGTTGCCTGGCTGGTTTCGAttgttgtgtatttgtgtttttttttttggtgtattttatgAGAGGCGCAGCGCATGCCAACTTCAGTGGCAGCCACACAAAATCGCAGATCGCATTTAGAAGTCGAGCTTGCAACTAAGCGGGACGTTGAGAAagcccaacaaaaaaagaaaggaaaagaaaaagtggGAAAGAAAACGCACAAAATGATAAATGCAATACTGTTGtcgtacttgttgttgttgctggtcaCACAAGCAAAAGCTGcaggtaaataaaataataacaatgcaaatttcacttttgttcCCCATATttcaatgaatgaaatttccCTCTTCCcctatatttttgttgttacagTCGCTAATGCAGCAATTAAACCACTGTCGCAGCGTGGAATCATTTTCCCCAAGGAATCCTTCGATGATTGCTTCACAGATGACCATCAACGGGTGCCGGGCAGTTGCAAATTGCTCGAGGATTGTCCCGCCGCCTTGCGACGCTGGAACGAGCAAAGTGTGCTGCCCAAGACATGCTACTTTGTGAAGTACGATCAGTTTGTATGCTGCGATCTgcatgacaacaacagcaccacgCCTACTACGCCTACCATACAACCGGAGCCTGAACCAGAGCCACAGCTGCGATCAAGTGAACAAGGTGCTTAGTGGATTCGTTGTACTTTATATTCTACTTTTTGCTGAAATTTCCCATTGTTTATTTACAGCTTGCGAGGATTCAAAAATCTTTGGCATTTCCATTGTGGGCGGCAGGCCAGCTAAATACGGCGAGTTCCCCTACATGGCCGCCTTGGGTTGGCAGGCGAACTTCGATGGCAGCATCCTCTATCGCTGTGGCGGCACACTTATTGCACCCACTTTTGTGCTGACGGCGGCGCACTGCATCAACTTTGGCGGACAGCTGCCGGCGACGGTGCGTCTGGGTGGCGAGAATCTGACCGAGGGCATGGGCGAGAATCATGCCATACGACGCGTTTTCACCCATCCCGACTATACGGATACCGGCGCCTACAATGATATTGCGCTGCTCGAACTGGACGCCACACAACCCTCGTCACGGACCATTGTGTGTCTGTGGCAGAGTCCAGAGTTGCCGATGGATGAACTCACTGCCATTGGCTATGGTCAGATCCAATTTGCGGGACTGTCATCAAAGCAGCTGCTCAAGGTGTCGTTGCAGCATGtgacacaacaacaatgtcagCCGCATTATCAGCTGGAGGATTTGCCGCAAGGCTTGGCACTCAGTCAAATGTGTGCCGGTGATCTCAGAGGAGTGGGCGACACCTGCCAGGGAGACTCGGGTGGACCCCTGCTCATGCGCAGCAAGAATCAATGGTTCGTGGTGGGAATCACATCATTGGGTCAAGGCTGTGCCAGCGGACCGCCGAGCATTTATACGCGCGTCTCCAGCTATTTGGATTGGATCGAGAGCATTGTGTGGCCCAAAGCTGAGGTGGGTCCCCAGCAGCCGACTTTCGATTTGCGCATGAATGACTGATGCGTGAATTCCCCTTCGCATGGGAATTTCAGCGAATTAGAAAGCTTAGTCATAATATATTCTATTCGTCATAAGCTCACATTCATCTCTTGTCTTGTCTCGACTGCCTTAGCAAGTACGTAAACATATAATTTGACTTTTATTGACGAATTTATGAGCActgcaaatacattttaaaatgttaatgttgtctaataaaatgttgatttgaatttaacgCACGTTGCTTCTGGCAATGTCACGCAAAATTTTGTTACCTACTTTTAGGTGTCCGAAATATGTTTGTCTATTGAAATGCGGTAGACGTTTATCCAATTGGCATAACTTTCaattgcctacttttaggtgCGCCCTCAAATTATCGATTGTTGTGCATTTGGGAGGCGCCAGTTTTAAATTGCCAATAATGAGAAAGTTGATAACTAGCCAATTATTCTATAATTCTCATTGCTATTACTCACTAtgctttaatttgaaatatttgtcaaTTTCTTGGAGTTTATGTTGTTTAACATCGCTGCTTGTGCAGTTGGTCTTGCACACAAACAGCTgttgattgcaatttaaagACTGCAAGAATTCCTATTGCATGCCATTGTGCATAAAAACCAAAGTCAGTCTGCTTACTAAGTTAGAGTACATCGAAATGCATCCCCAGAATGAACAGTTTGCTATATTActgcgcctgctgctgctcggctGTTGCCTGATTCCTTCAGCACTTGGCTATCTGCCGGATGTCAACATATTCACCAACTATCGTACAGAGGTCTACAATGGTGAGTTGTGCTCTAAGATTGTCTTGGTATAGATGATAGTTATCGGATTGCAGGTATTCCGTCGGACATTGATACGACTCCGTTTATACGCATTGGCGACAACTATTACTACATTGAGCCGATGAACAAGGTGAACTGGTTCCAGGCGGCGGGCGCTTGTCGCATGATGAATGCCCACTTGGCCTCGATTGAGGACAAGCCGGAGATGGAGGCACTGGTCAAGTACATCAAAACGAAGGGCTTCAAGAATAACGATTACTTTTGGATATCGGGCAACGATCTGGGCACCGAGGGCGCCTTCTACTGGCTATCCACGGGTCGACCGATGACCTATGCCCCCTGGAACGGACCCAAGCAGATGCCCGACAATTACGGTGGCAACGAGAACTGTGTCCACATGTTTGGCACTCGGGAGCTGATCAACGATGCCAACTGCAAGATACTGATGCAGTACATTTGTGAAGCCAGTGATCCCAAGACCTTCAAGTTCACCTACATCAAGTGGTAGAAAATAGGGAGTAcatcgatatatttttttttttttttttttgcgtgcgTGGGAGACACGGCATTTATTGGGAGCTGTTGCCTCGGTTTGCATTTGCAGCGCATCTTCGGCAACAGCTTTTCATCATCTTCGTCATTCATCAAATATCAATATCATTATAGTTATCGTTATCATTATCGTTATTGACCGGCTTACGCATCGAATTTGCTAAGTATACATTATACATCAGTTGATTTACGATTTACTTTACGTTACGTTTACGTTAtgcatatagtacatacattatatatttaaatatatatataactatatagGTTTcgacatacatatacataaataaatatatatatatatatatatatatcatatctCATATGCATTATGTTCGCGTTAGATCGGTttctaaacaacaacaatcgcttTAGCCGATATAAATACACcgatatacatattaaaaaaaagcaaaaaaaaaaaattggttatcaaatgaaaacaaaaaacatatttgaattAGTTTCACGTTACAAGTTACAGCTTACTTGGCTAGGCAAACAGTGATCGGATATTGAAAAAGTTACGACATAACCTCAAcactaatattaaatattaatcatcAACTATCGTCTGCgtgtttctctgtgtgtgtgagtgctatTAACGTACACATACACAggcatatactatatgtatatttaaatatgtttagtaAATTGTTTGCATCGTGTGTTTTTGTCAAAGTCTTAATGCTTAAACCTAACCTAACTTTTTACcgcgcacgcacacacacatgtaggTGTATGTGTAATGTACTATGTCTGTATgcgtatttattataattag
Coding sequences:
- the LOC117578032 gene encoding serine protease snake, with translation MPTSVAATQNRRSHLEVELATKRDVEKAQQKKKGKEKVGKKTHKMINAILLSYLLLLLVTQAKAAVANAAIKPLSQRGIIFPKESFDDCFTDDHQRVPGSCKLLEDCPAALRRWNEQSVLPKTCYFVKYDQFVCCDLHDNNSTTPTTPTIQPEPEPEPQLRSSEQACEDSKIFGISIVGGRPAKYGEFPYMAALGWQANFDGSILYRCGGTLIAPTFVLTAAHCINFGGQLPATVRLGGENLTEGMGENHAIRRVFTHPDYTDTGAYNDIALLELDATQPSSRTIVCLWQSPELPMDELTAIGYGQIQFAGLSSKQLLKVSLQHVTQQQCQPHYQLEDLPQGLALSQMCAGDLRGVGDTCQGDSGGPLLMRSKNQWFVVGITSLGQGCASGPPSIYTRVSSYLDWIESIVWPKAEVGPQQPTFDLRMND
- the LOC117578033 gene encoding C-type lectin 37Da — encoded protein: MHPQNEQFAILLRLLLLGCCLIPSALGYLPDVNIFTNYRTEVYNGIPSDIDTTPFIRIGDNYYYIEPMNKVNWFQAAGACRMMNAHLASIEDKPEMEALVKYIKTKGFKNNDYFWISGNDLGTEGAFYWLSTGRPMTYAPWNGPKQMPDNYGGNENCVHMFGTRELINDANCKILMQYICEASDPKTFKFTYIKW